One window of the Archaeoglobus sulfaticallidus PM70-1 genome contains the following:
- a CDS encoding methionine synthase, which translates to MDFKFDDIGSFPLPEGITKEWVEENLSSREFEEMCQRAFVMKVKSGVEVPNYPQFRDMVKMFLDLMKDEAFQESPYLIKKENAIIPELESLKKLSYGSGIRICLTGPFEIYLKEFGPVIYEDVLSAISKSIARFAENAIKSSLNVTCISIDDPSLGLNPELQPTPEQMELAYENFDFSVDVQIHLHAPLYYQKFLEIEAIDVIGVESAKDENVMNFIDAEELESYDKMLRIGISRSDIDALIAEFNTKHNVNAWKDRDLIVKAIDELESPEKIYERIEKAYNIFGELIAYVGPDCGLGGFPTQESAVKLLENTAEAISRFKG; encoded by the coding sequence ATGGATTTCAAATTCGATGACATCGGTAGCTTTCCACTACCAGAGGGCATAACCAAAGAATGGGTTGAAGAAAATCTATCAAGCAGAGAATTCGAGGAAATGTGTCAGAGGGCTTTTGTTATGAAAGTTAAGTCTGGTGTTGAGGTGCCGAACTACCCGCAGTTCAGAGATATGGTTAAGATGTTTCTCGATCTAATGAAAGATGAGGCGTTTCAGGAGAGTCCGTACCTGATAAAGAAAGAAAATGCGATCATACCAGAACTTGAGAGTCTGAAGAAGTTGAGCTATGGTAGCGGTATCCGAATCTGTCTGACCGGACCGTTTGAAATCTATCTTAAGGAGTTTGGACCTGTCATCTATGAAGATGTTCTCTCAGCAATATCCAAATCTATTGCGAGATTTGCTGAGAATGCGATCAAATCCAGCTTAAATGTTACATGCATAAGCATTGACGATCCGAGCTTAGGTTTAAATCCGGAACTCCAGCCAACTCCCGAACAGATGGAATTAGCTTATGAAAACTTCGATTTCAGCGTTGATGTTCAGATACACCTCCATGCTCCCCTTTACTATCAAAAATTTCTGGAGATAGAGGCAATAGATGTCATCGGGGTCGAGTCAGCAAAGGATGAAAATGTCATGAACTTCATTGATGCTGAAGAGCTTGAATCATACGATAAAATGCTGAGGATCGGCATATCGAGAAGCGATATAGATGCGCTGATCGCCGAGTTTAATACTAAGCACAATGTTAACGCATGGAAAGACAGAGATCTTATAGTCAAGGCCATTGATGAACTCGAAAGCCCTGAAAAGATATACGAGAGGATTGAAAAAGCATACAACATTTTTGGAGAGCTAATAGCCTATGTTGGCCCAGATTGCGGGCTTGGAGGGTTCCCAACACAGGAATCAGCAGTAAAACTGCTCGAGAACACAGCAGAAGCCATATCAAGATTCAAGGGGTGA
- the rplJ gene encoding 50S ribosomal protein L16 has product MARKPARMFRRLERPLTKRQYVDGAPGIRVRQFDMGNKNAEFPIQLTLVAKENVQIRDTALEAARITANKYAAKRLGGSNYYLKLRIYPHHILREHKMAVGAGADRISQGMRMAYGKPVGNAARVFKGTKVMSIWVRPEGFEVGKNALKRAGYKLPTPTQVVVEKGAELLKGKV; this is encoded by the coding sequence ATGGCAAGAAAACCAGCAAGAATGTTCAGGAGGCTCGAAAGACCGCTCACAAAAAGACAGTATGTAGATGGTGCTCCAGGTATTAGAGTCAGACAGTTCGATATGGGTAACAAGAATGCTGAGTTCCCAATCCAGCTCACGCTTGTAGCCAAGGAAAATGTTCAGATCAGAGATACAGCTTTAGAGGCCGCAAGAATTACCGCAAACAAGTATGCTGCTAAAAGGCTCGGAGGTTCAAACTATTACCTCAAGCTCAGAATCTATCCACATCACATACTCAGGGAGCACAAAATGGCTGTAGGAGCTGGAGCAGACAGAATTTCACAGGGAATGAGAATGGCATATGGAAAACCAGTTGGAAACGCTGCAAGAGTGTTCAAGGGAACGAAGGTTATGAGCATATGGGTTCGCCCTGAAGGTTTCGAGGTTGGCAAGAACGCCCTCAAGAGGGCTGGATACAAGCTACCAACTCCAACTCAGGTAGTGGTTGAAAAGGGTGCAGAACTGCTGAAGGGCAAAGTCTGA
- a CDS encoding NAAT family transporter, with amino-acid sequence MDYLSFFITSFTTIFIIVDPPGNIPMFIAITEMLDEKDRDRISKKAVLLATVLLLLVTVTGGYILYFFKISMDSLKIAGGILLFAVSVDILMGSRRKEAYVEKSKESVDVDSLAVFPIALPLYSGPGAITAAIVLYSTAETPVMKLMVILSILLTYAIVRLTHIYTNQIIRVLGKSGSDIVARLMAIFLAAIAVEYTFSGLEGKIELIMKGIK; translated from the coding sequence GTGGACTACCTGAGCTTCTTCATCACCTCTTTCACAACCATCTTCATAATCGTTGATCCTCCTGGAAATATACCTATGTTCATAGCCATAACGGAGATGCTGGATGAAAAAGACAGGGACAGGATTTCAAAGAAAGCCGTTCTGCTTGCAACAGTCCTGCTACTGCTTGTAACGGTTACAGGAGGATACATCCTCTACTTCTTCAAGATTTCGATGGATTCTTTGAAGATTGCCGGTGGCATTCTGCTCTTCGCCGTATCTGTAGATATCCTGATGGGAAGCAGAAGGAAGGAAGCGTATGTGGAAAAAAGCAAAGAGAGTGTTGATGTCGATTCGCTGGCTGTATTTCCGATAGCCCTGCCACTCTACTCTGGCCCCGGAGCAATAACGGCAGCCATAGTGCTTTACTCAACCGCTGAGACTCCAGTTATGAAGCTGATGGTCATACTGAGCATTCTGCTGACATACGCCATTGTCAGACTAACACATATATATACGAATCAAATTATCAGGGTACTCGGAAAGAGTGGTTCGGATATAGTTGCGAGACTGATGGCGATATTTCTTGCTGCGATAGCTGTTGAGTACACATTCTCAGGCCTAGAAGGAAAGATCGAACTGATCATGAAGGGGATAAAATGA
- a CDS encoding transposase, whose amino-acid sequence MDRMIFRNLKVKEGEIYVLDTFIVPVDLNKRRNGKKIAQEFDAEFVFDSLKGTTVGYIVAVLINLSNLSLVDVRIFSKKTSKVKADEMVISNLGTLNGKIKAVIADAGFSCYKVYEMSMSYRIIPIVKPKNNLKKLERVIKAMLVNFDWLNSRYSSVFDDLVKDLNEIIKTTLQAINDYEDFAEMRAEIEILFKATKALFGLKDLHIYYRDLAIPRVTMCLYAGSLFMQFCIENGLKADVIIEHLRGRRL is encoded by the coding sequence ATGGACAGAATGATATTCAGGAATCTGAAGGTTAAAGAAGGTGAGATATACGTTCTCGATACTTTTATCGTTCCAGTTGATTTGAACAAACGTAGAAATGGAAAGAAGATAGCTCAGGAATTTGATGCTGAGTTCGTCTTCGATTCGTTAAAGGGAACAACAGTCGGCTATATAGTTGCTGTTTTAATAAATCTCTCCAATCTAAGCCTGGTTGATGTTAGAATCTTCTCAAAGAAAACTTCAAAGGTTAAAGCGGATGAAATGGTGATATCGAATCTGGGAACTCTAAACGGTAAAATAAAGGCCGTAATAGCGGATGCAGGATTTAGCTGCTACAAAGTGTATGAGATGTCAATGTCGTACAGAATAATACCGATTGTTAAACCCAAAAATAACCTGAAGAAACTTGAAAGGGTTATTAAGGCTATGCTAGTCAACTTTGACTGGCTAAATTCGAGGTATTCAAGCGTTTTTGATGATCTGGTTAAAGATTTGAATGAGATAATAAAAACGACCCTTCAAGCAATCAACGATTACGAGGATTTTGCTGAGATGAGGGCTGAGATTGAGATTCTATTTAAAGCGACAAAAGCTCTTTTTGGATTGAAGGATTTGCACATCTATTACAGAGATCTGGCGATTCCAAGGGTTACTATGTGTCTGTACGCTGGATCTCTGTTTATGCAGTTCTGCATTGAGAATGGACTTAAAGCTGACGTTATCATAGAGCATTTGAGAGGGAGAAGGTTGTAA
- a CDS encoding ABC transporter permease — translation MTIGMEVKIRKELNGVYTLWLRDLKRYVRARSRIIGSLGMPVFFLAFLGMGFRRANIPSLEGMNYIDFLAPGIIAMVILFTGTFSGVSIVWDRQFGFLREIMVSPISRTAISIGRNFGGATTAIIQGLMMFALSLLIGFRPNIYGIALALVFMFLIAVSFTGLGIIISTLMEDIHGFQLVINFFVFPVFFLSGALYPLDELPAYVRLVSYFDPLTYGVDGLRYSLTGFNEFNPALDLIVLIAFSIFAILFSAIRFSRTEVE, via the coding sequence TTGACAATCGGAATGGAAGTCAAGATTAGAAAGGAGCTGAACGGGGTATACACGCTCTGGCTCAGGGATCTGAAGAGGTACGTAAGGGCGAGGAGCAGGATTATTGGATCACTTGGGATGCCGGTGTTTTTCTTAGCTTTTCTTGGCATGGGATTTAGAAGGGCTAACATCCCCTCACTGGAGGGAATGAACTATATCGATTTCCTGGCCCCGGGAATAATCGCGATGGTTATACTTTTTACAGGAACCTTTTCAGGAGTTTCTATTGTCTGGGACAGGCAGTTCGGTTTTTTGAGGGAGATAATGGTCTCTCCGATAAGCAGGACAGCGATATCCATCGGCAGAAATTTTGGTGGGGCGACAACAGCCATAATTCAGGGGTTGATGATGTTTGCATTAAGTCTGCTTATCGGTTTCAGACCGAACATTTATGGCATCGCTTTAGCCCTGGTTTTCATGTTTCTGATAGCGGTATCTTTTACAGGATTGGGAATAATAATATCTACCTTAATGGAGGACATTCACGGATTCCAGCTTGTTATAAACTTCTTTGTTTTTCCCGTCTTCTTTTTATCCGGTGCTCTTTATCCCCTGGACGAACTGCCAGCATATGTCAGGCTGGTATCCTATTTCGATCCCTTAACTTATGGAGTAGATGGTTTGAGGTACAGCCTGACGGGTTTTAATGAATTCAATCCTGCTTTGGATCTGATTGTGCTGATAGCTTTCTCAATTTTCGCAATATTGTTCTCAGCGATCAGATTCAGCAGAACTGAGGTTGAGTAA
- a CDS encoding NUDIX hydrolase: protein MRENPVRPMVGVGAVIIQNGKVLLVKRANEPNKGYWSVPGGLVRVGESLRSALAREVKEETGLEIEIGDVACVSEEIIGNGEVRFHYVIIDFFSEIKGGEPKAGSDALEVRWFDINSIDSSEKVVDFVKKLMKNLKHKDRTVYLK, encoded by the coding sequence ATGAGAGAGAATCCAGTGAGGCCTATGGTTGGTGTTGGAGCAGTTATAATACAGAACGGAAAGGTTTTGCTGGTTAAGAGAGCCAATGAGCCAAACAAGGGCTACTGGTCTGTTCCTGGAGGATTAGTTAGGGTTGGTGAGTCTCTCAGGTCAGCACTCGCCAGAGAGGTTAAGGAGGAGACCGGGCTTGAGATAGAGATTGGAGATGTTGCCTGTGTGAGCGAGGAGATAATCGGGAATGGGGAAGTAAGGTTCCACTATGTGATAATCGATTTCTTTTCAGAGATTAAGGGTGGAGAACCAAAGGCCGGAAGTGATGCTCTTGAGGTTAGATGGTTCGACATAAACAGCATAGATAGCTCAGAGAAGGTTGTTGACTTTGTCAAAAAGTTGATGAAAAACTTAAAGCATAAAGACAGAACAGTTTATCTAAAATAA
- a CDS encoding daunorubicin resistance protein DrrA family ABC transporter ATP-binding protein, whose protein sequence is MDDIIVVDSIGKRFGNLYALKGVSFRVERGEIFGLLGPNGAGKTTLIKILSTLLKPSEGKAFVAGYSITDEPSRVRQNIGIVFQEPTLDLELTARENLDFHGRIYGMDGQLRKERIDEVLSLVGLLDKADELVKKFSGGMQRRLEIARGLMHSPQVLFLDEPTLGLDVQTRRNIWEYIESMENVTIILTTHYIEEAERLCDRVAIIDHGRIIALDTVESLRSLVGRDSIEVYTRDGEKLIAALAEYDESVFKTDYGVLISANEGEKLIPKIVTLANENGVAINSISLKKSSLEDVFIRLTGRTIRGGGSDISRFVIARRR, encoded by the coding sequence ATGGATGACATAATTGTCGTGGATAGCATCGGAAAACGGTTTGGCAATCTTTATGCCCTTAAAGGAGTTTCTTTCAGGGTTGAACGAGGAGAGATTTTTGGTCTTCTGGGCCCAAACGGGGCTGGAAAGACAACTTTGATAAAGATCCTCTCGACACTCCTGAAGCCGAGTGAGGGTAAAGCGTTTGTTGCCGGATACAGTATAACTGATGAACCATCCAGAGTAAGGCAGAACATCGGAATAGTCTTTCAGGAGCCGACTCTAGATCTTGAACTTACAGCAAGGGAGAACTTGGACTTTCATGGAAGGATCTATGGAATGGACGGACAACTGAGGAAAGAACGGATTGATGAAGTTCTCTCTCTTGTGGGGCTGTTAGATAAGGCTGATGAGCTTGTTAAGAAGTTCAGCGGTGGCATGCAGAGGAGGCTTGAGATAGCGAGAGGTCTGATGCACTCACCTCAGGTGCTATTCTTGGATGAGCCGACCCTCGGGCTCGATGTTCAGACGAGGAGGAATATTTGGGAATATATTGAGAGCATGGAAAATGTCACGATAATCCTTACAACTCACTATATAGAAGAGGCCGAAAGGCTGTGCGATAGAGTGGCGATCATCGATCACGGCAGAATCATTGCCCTCGATACGGTGGAGAGTCTGAGGAGCTTGGTCGGAAGGGACTCAATTGAAGTATATACCAGAGATGGAGAAAAGCTGATCGCAGCACTGGCCGAATACGATGAATCTGTTTTTAAAACAGATTATGGCGTGCTGATAAGTGCCAACGAGGGAGAGAAGTTAATTCCGAAGATCGTTACGCTTGCAAATGAAAATGGTGTTGCCATCAACTCAATAAGTCTCAAAAAATCGAGCCTCGAGGATGTCTTCATCAGGCTGACTGGTAGGACGATACGGGGTGGAGGATCAGATATTAGCAGATTTGTTATTGCAAGGAGAAGGTGA
- a CDS encoding AIR synthase-related protein: MDLEGFVRRMIKRMDEDRVKKVLAERIAEIKGWDTDKALKWAEAVILEVKNADSKSNYILEYYRSGVKMGEFGVGSRGRGDFYVHRKIAEVIGDSSAVLSTKDLDDAGVMKYKDFYISIAIDGIHSRLSEYPFIAGFHVTRAAMRDVYVMGARPLAVFSDIHVADDGDVSKIFDHIAGITAVCDLINVPLVSGSTLRIGGDMVIGERMTGGVGCVGISEHITPRKNARKGDVILLTEGAGGGTVVTTAIYYGMHEVIEESLNIDFLLACESIFKENLVGKIHSMSDVTNGGIRGDAEEISAVSKKAIVFDYEKVRKAVNPKVLKMLEKLEIDFMGVSIDSLMVICPPDVADEVKKAVRKFVNIHEVGWVEDGEGAFVIDDTAEKRPLKPRFRESAYTPLKKVVGEQTPPDFEEMREKVDKAVEHAINKKKRIVEKIRSKLLNLSSAESDR; the protein is encoded by the coding sequence ATGGATCTTGAGGGTTTTGTTAGGAGAATGATAAAGCGAATGGATGAGGATAGAGTTAAAAAAGTTCTTGCAGAGAGAATTGCTGAAATAAAAGGATGGGATACAGACAAAGCTCTGAAGTGGGCTGAAGCTGTTATTCTGGAAGTTAAAAATGCTGATTCAAAGAGCAACTACATCCTCGAGTACTACCGTTCAGGAGTTAAGATGGGTGAGTTCGGTGTTGGTTCAAGAGGTAGAGGAGACTTTTATGTTCACAGGAAGATCGCCGAAGTTATTGGGGATAGCTCGGCAGTTCTATCAACCAAAGACCTAGATGATGCCGGGGTTATGAAATACAAAGACTTTTACATCTCAATCGCTATAGATGGCATCCATTCGAGGCTCAGCGAATATCCTTTCATTGCAGGATTCCATGTTACCCGTGCGGCAATGAGGGATGTCTATGTCATGGGTGCTAGGCCTTTAGCTGTCTTCTCAGACATACATGTTGCAGATGATGGAGATGTCTCCAAGATATTCGACCATATCGCAGGAATAACGGCCGTCTGCGATTTAATCAATGTTCCGCTCGTCAGCGGAAGCACACTGAGGATTGGCGGGGATATGGTTATCGGAGAGAGGATGACAGGTGGTGTCGGATGTGTTGGTATATCGGAACACATAACCCCCAGAAAAAATGCGAGGAAGGGAGATGTGATCCTGCTTACAGAGGGTGCAGGAGGGGGGACTGTTGTAACCACCGCAATATACTATGGTATGCACGAGGTTATCGAGGAAAGCCTCAACATCGACTTCCTGCTCGCATGTGAATCCATCTTCAAAGAAAATCTTGTCGGGAAGATTCATTCAATGAGCGATGTTACGAACGGCGGGATAAGGGGAGATGCTGAAGAGATTTCTGCGGTATCGAAGAAGGCTATAGTTTTCGATTATGAGAAGGTCAGGAAAGCTGTCAATCCCAAAGTCTTGAAGATGCTCGAAAAGCTGGAGATAGACTTTATGGGAGTTTCAATAGACTCTCTGATGGTTATCTGCCCTCCAGATGTTGCTGATGAGGTTAAGAAAGCTGTCAGGAAGTTCGTTAACATCCACGAGGTTGGGTGGGTAGAGGATGGCGAGGGAGCTTTCGTGATTGACGATACTGCTGAGAAGAGACCACTGAAGCCAAGGTTCAGAGAATCAGCCTATACTCCGCTGAAAAAGGTTGTAGGGGAACAGACTCCACCAGACTTTGAAGAGATGAGGGAGAAAGTGGATAAAGCTGTAGAGCACGCCATAAATAAAAAGAAGAGAATTGTCGAGAAAATCAGGAGCAAATTACTCAACCTCAGTTCTGCTGAATCTGATCGCTGA
- the rlmB gene encoding 23S rRNA (guanosine(2251)-2'-O)-methyltransferase RlmB encodes MIISDINSIIEALKADRVNKIYYNPEKASARIKEVISLCKKRGVPVKKSVIKGEHPIKAEVSPVPYASLDHIIERALLKSSPIVILDGVKDPNNLGAVIRTAEFFSCAGVVIRKRRSAGINETVAKVSTGAVFHIPIARENPVNAVKKIKNAGIEVYSAENFGEDISQFDLTPPIAFVIGEEDKGVSKPVLKVCDGVLKIRGFGKVNSLNLSNATSILIYESLRQGGKFG; translated from the coding sequence ATGATAATCTCAGACATCAACTCGATAATCGAGGCCCTGAAGGCTGATAGGGTCAACAAGATATATTACAACCCAGAAAAAGCCAGTGCAAGAATAAAAGAGGTTATTTCGCTCTGTAAAAAGAGGGGTGTTCCTGTAAAAAAATCTGTAATCAAAGGTGAGCATCCAATCAAGGCTGAGGTCTCTCCAGTCCCGTACGCTTCACTGGATCACATAATAGAGAGAGCATTGCTTAAAAGTTCACCCATAGTTATATTAGATGGGGTTAAAGACCCGAACAACCTCGGAGCGGTTATCAGAACGGCAGAATTCTTCTCCTGTGCCGGAGTGGTTATAAGAAAGCGTAGGAGTGCTGGAATCAACGAAACTGTTGCAAAGGTCTCCACAGGAGCGGTTTTCCACATACCCATTGCGAGAGAGAACCCCGTTAATGCCGTGAAAAAAATCAAAAATGCGGGGATTGAAGTATATTCAGCAGAGAACTTTGGAGAAGATATATCTCAGTTTGATCTAACCCCACCCATTGCTTTTGTGATAGGAGAAGAGGATAAGGGAGTGTCCAAACCAGTTTTGAAGGTTTGTGATGGGGTTCTGAAAATCAGAGGGTTTGGCAAAGTGAATTCATTAAATTTATCCAACGCGACATCAATCCTTATCTACGAATCGTTGAGACAGGGTGGAAAGTTCGGGTGA
- a CDS encoding MFS transporter: protein MRKIYALSFSLLPLMISTGMIYSILPIYISKELGAEEIHVGLLFTTGAVTGAIVSILLGKVSDRFGRKPLILLSQFLFAITMLLYSTINHYIYAFPIHALEGFAWATASTSAPALVADFSDIKNRGEAMGVYNTAWNLGWVIGPLLGGTLAQVYGFRIMLRFSFIMIIFGMVLTAFTVEEVRSKWG, encoded by the coding sequence ATGAGAAAAATTTACGCCCTCAGTTTCAGCTTACTGCCTTTAATGATCTCAACAGGCATGATATACTCCATACTCCCGATATACATTTCAAAAGAGCTTGGAGCTGAAGAAATACATGTTGGTTTGCTGTTCACCACAGGAGCTGTAACTGGAGCAATTGTATCCATTCTGCTTGGCAAGGTATCTGACAGATTCGGCAGAAAGCCCCTTATACTGCTCTCCCAGTTCCTTTTCGCGATTACGATGCTGCTGTATTCCACGATCAACCACTACATCTATGCTTTCCCAATACATGCTCTGGAGGGGTTTGCATGGGCTACAGCATCAACCTCAGCTCCAGCACTGGTTGCCGACTTCTCAGACATAAAAAATCGTGGAGAAGCAATGGGTGTTTACAACACAGCATGGAATCTGGGATGGGTTATAGGCCCGCTCTTAGGTGGAACCCTCGCACAGGTGTACGGATTCAGGATCATGCTCAGGTTCTCTTTCATAATGATAATTTTTGGAATGGTTCTGACAGCCTTTACGGTTGAGGAGGTAAGAAGTAAGTGGGGGTAA